A DNA window from Gigantopelta aegis isolate Gae_Host chromosome 4, Gae_host_genome, whole genome shotgun sequence contains the following coding sequences:
- the LOC121371966 gene encoding 39S ribosomal protein L14, mitochondrial-like codes for MTQFVQSVGRLLATQVCRQSPQCPFSTTSCLHEIRKLARMRVVDNSGLGRAAVAAGKPARVLHVYNKKGVGTIGDKVLVAIKGQKKRAYIVGVKQKQAANVPRFDSNNIVLIEDNGMPTGTRITVPVPSLLREKKGDFIKILSLATKFV; via the exons ATGACACAGTTTGTTCAGTCTGTAGGAAGACTTCTTGCTACCCAGGTGTGTCGGCAATCACCCCAGTGTCCGTTTAG CACCACATCATGTTTACACGAGATTCGAAAACTTGCGCGAATGCGCGTTGTTGACAACAGCGGCTTGGGACGTGCCGCAGTGGCTGCTGGGAAACCGGCGCGCGTCCTCCACGTGTATAACAAGAAAGGTGTTGGGACGATCGGAGACAAGGTGCTGGTAGCGATAAAGGGTCAAAAGAAACGAGCCTACATCGTCGGAGTGAAGCAGAAACAGGCGGCCAATGTTCCGCGCTTTGACAGTAACAACATCGTGCTGATTGAGGACAATGGGATGCCCACAGGGACGAGGATCACCGTTCCCGTTCCGTCCTTGTTGAGGGAGAAGAAAggagattttataaaaattctgtcATTAGCCACCAAGTTTGTCTAG